One Oncorhynchus masou masou isolate Uvic2021 chromosome 18, UVic_Omas_1.1, whole genome shotgun sequence DNA window includes the following coding sequences:
- the LOC135504350 gene encoding plasma membrane calcium-transporting ATPase 3-like isoform X8, with protein MGDLANSSVEFKPKKRGSGGGMEINHAGDFGATLEDLRDLMELRGAEAIQKIQENYTDTEGLCQRLKTSPADGLSDNPSDLEKRGQVFGQNFIPPKKAKSFLELVWEALQDVTLIILEIAAIISLALSFYQPPGEESEACGNLASGAEDEGEAEAGWIEGAAILLSVVCVVLVTAFNDWSKEKQFRGLQSRIEQEQRFAVVRNGTVIQIPVAEMVVGDVAQIKYGDLLPADGILIQGNDLKIDESSLTGESDHVKKSVDKDPMLLSGTHVMEGSGKMLVTAVGINSQTGIIFTLLGAGEGDQEEEKKDKKEGNNTPAVEAKQISITNGKQDGTLENNQNKAKKQDEAVAMEMQPLKSAEGGEVEAEKKKGNVPKKEKSVLQGKLTKLAVQIGKAGLVMSAITVIILVMYFVIETFVVQGREWLTECTPVYVQYFVKFFIIGVTVLVVAVPEGLPLAVTISLAYSVKKMMKDNNLVRHLDACETMGNATAICSDKTGTLTTNRMTVVQAYAGDQHFHMVPHPDQMNPMVLDTLVNAIAVNSAYTSKIMPPDKEGGLPKQVGNKTECALLGFVLDLKRDYAPVREQIPEEKLYKVYTFNSVRKSMSTVVQLPDGSFRLYSKGASEILLKKCSSIMAGGGDPRGFRPRDRDEMVKKVIEPMACDGLRTICVAYKDLPASPEPDWEDEAGIVSDLICITVVGIEDPVRPEVPDAIKKCQRAGITVRMVTGDNINTARAIAAKCGIIQPGDDFLCIDGKEFNRRIRNEKGEVEQERIDKVWPKLRVLARSSPTDKHTLVKGIIDSTVLEQRQVVAVTGDGTNDGPALKKADVGFAMGIAGTDVAKEASDIILTDDNFSSIVKAVMWGRNVYDSISKFLQFQLTVNVVAVIVAFTGACITQDSPLKAVQMLWVNLIMDTFASLALATEPPTESLLLRKPYGRNNPLISRTMMKNILGHAIYQLTIIFTLLFAGEKIFNIDSGRHAPLHSPPSEHYTIIFNTFVLMQLFNEINARKIHGERNVFDGIFHNPIFCSIVLGTFLMQFVIVQFGGKPFSCTPLNVEQWLWCLLVGVGELLWGQLITTVPTSRLPCLKEAGHALGKEEMIDDDMADDEQEIDHAERELRRGQILWFRGLNRIQTQMEVVSTFKRSGSFQGAARRRSSVLSQLHDVTNISTPTHVVLSTANATGAPGNPSGESIP; from the exons ATGGGGGACTTAGCCAATAGCTCGGTGGAGTTCAAACCCAAGAAGCGAGGTAGTGGAGGGGGAATGGAGATCAACCATGCAGGGGACTTCGGGGCTACCCTGGAGGACCTGCGGGACCTTATGGAGCTGAGGGGTGCAGAAGCCATTCAGAAGATCCAGGAGAACTACACGGACACAGAGGGCCTCTGTCAGAGACTGAAGACCTCCCCAGCCGATG GCCTATCGGACAATCCGTCAGACCTGGAGAAGCGTGGCCAGGTGTTTGGCCAGAACTTTATCCCTCCTAAGAAAGCCAAGTCGTTCCTGGAGTTGGTCTGGGAGGCTCTACAGGATGTCACTCTCATCATCCTGGAGATAGCTGCCATCATCTCCCTCGCACTGTCCTTCTACCAACCACCCGGAGAGGAGAGCGAAG cgtGTGGGAACTTGGCGTCTGGTGCAGAGGATGAGGGCGAAGCGGAGGCTGGCTGGATCGAGGGCGCAGCCATCTTGTTGTCCGTAGTCTGTGTGGTGCTGGTGACGGCCTTCAATGACTGGAGCAAGGAGAAACAGTTCCGGGGACTGCAGAGCCGCATCGAGCAGGAGCAGCGATTCGCCGTGGTGCGGAACGGCACCGTCATCCAGATCCCCGTGGCCGAAATGGTGGTCGGGGATGTGGCCCAAATCAAATACG GCGATCTCCTTCCTGCTGATGGGATACTGATACAGGGAAATGACCTGAAGATCGATGAGAGCTCGCTGACAGGAGAGTCTGACCATGTAAAAAAGTCTGTTGACAAGGACCCCATGTTGCTGTCTG GAACTCATGTGATGGAAGGCTCTGGAAAGATGCTGGTTACTGCTGTGGGGATCAACTCTCAAACTGGAATCATCTTCACTCTACTCGGGGCTGGAGAGGGTGAtcaagaggaggagaagaaagacaaGAAAG AGGGCAATAATACCCCTGCAGTCGAAGCAAAACAGATCAGCATCACGAATG GTAAGCAAGATGGGACATTGGAAAACAATCAGAACAAAG CCAAGAAACAGGATGAGGCCGTTGCCATGGAGATGCAGCCCCTGAAGAGCGCTGAAGGAGGGGAGGTGGAAGCAGAGAAGAAAAAGGGCAACGTGCCTAAAAAAGAGAAGTCTGTGCTCCAGGGCAAACTCACTAAACTGGCCGTGCAGATCGGGAAGGCAG GTCTGGTCATGTCAGCCATCACAGTGATCATCCTGGTGATGTACTTTGTGATCGAGACCTTTGTGGTTCAGGGCCGGGAGTGGCTCACTGAGTGTACACCTGTCTATGTGCAGTACTTTGTCAAGTTCTTCATAATCGGCGTCACAGTGCTGGTGGTGGCTGTGCCTGAAGGGCTGCCACTGGCTGTCACTATATCACTTGCCTACTCTGTCAAG AAAATGATGAAGGACAATAACTTGGTGCGCCACCTAGATGCCTGTGAGACCATGGGCAATGCCACGGCCATCTGCTCTGATAAGACGGGCACCCTTACTACCAACCGCATGACTGTGGTGCAGGCCTACGCGGGCGACCAGCACTTCCACATGGTCCCACACCCTGACCAGATGAATCCTATGGTGCTGGACACACTTGTAAACGCCATAGCTGTCAACAGCGCCTACACCTCCAAGATTATG CCCCCAGATAAGGAGGGAGGCTTACCCAAGCAGGTGGGCAACAAGACAGAGTGTGCCCTACTTGGCTTCGTCCTGGACCTGAAGAGGGACTATGCCCCCGTGAGGGAACAGATCCCCGAGGAGAAGCTCTACAAGGTCTACACCTTCAACTCGGTGCGCAAGTCCATGAGCACAGTGGTGCAGTTGCCCGATGGatccttccgcctctacagcaaGGGGGCCTCTGAGATCCTGCTCAAGAA gtgcTCCTCTATCATGGCTGGCGGTGGAGATCCGCGGGGTTTCCGCCCACGGGACAGGGATGAGATGGTGAAGAAGGTGATCGAGCCCATGGCCTGTGACGGCCTGCGCACCATCTGCGTGGCCTACAAGGACCTGCCGGCCAGCCCTGAGCCCGACTGGGAGGACGAGGCGGGCATCGTCAGCGACCTCATCTGTATCACCGTGGTGGGCATCGAGGACCCTGTCCGCCCAGAG GTCCCAGATGCTATCAAGAAATGCCAGCGAGCAGGTATCACGGTGCGCATGGTGACAGGTGACAACATCAACACAGCACGAGCCATCGCTGCCAAGTGTGGCATCATCCAGCCAGGGGATGACTTCCTGTGTATAGACGGGAAGGAATTCAACCGACGAATCAGAAATGAGAAAGGAGAG GTTGAGCAGGAGCGCATTGATAAGGTTTGGCCCAAACTGAGAGTTCTGGCTCGGTCCTCACCTACAGACAAACATACACTGGTTAAAG GCATCATAGACAGCACCGTACTGGAACAGCGGCAGGTAGTAGCTGTGACAGGGGACGGGACAAACGACGGACCCGCCCTGAAGAAGGCCGATGTTGGCTTTGCCATG GGCATCGCTGGTACTGACGTAGCCAAGGAAGCCTCTGACATCATCCTGACTGATGACAACTTCTCTAGCATTGTGAAGGCGGTCATGTGGGGACGTAACGTCTATGACAGCATCTCCAAGTTCCTCCAATTCCAGCTCACTGTCAACGTGGTGGCTGTCATTGTGGCCTTCACCGGCGCCTGTATCACACAG gaCTCTCCTCTGAAGGCTGTCCAGATGTTGTGGGTGAACCTTATCATGGACACCTTTGCCTCCCTGGCCTTAGCCACCGAGCCGCCCACTGAGTCCCTGCTCCTGAGGAAGCCTTACGGCCGCAACAACCCCCTCATCTCCCGCACCATGATGAAGAACATCCTGGGCCATGCCATCTACCAGCTCACTATCATCTTCACCCTGCTGTTTGCGG GAGAAAAGATCTTCAACATTGATAGCGGACGCCACGCCCCTCTGCACTCTCCCCCTTCCGAGCACTACACGATCATCTTCAACACCTTTGTGCTCATGCAACTGTTCAACGAGATCAATGCCCGCAAGATCCACGGTGAAAGGAACGTTTTCGACGGCATATTCCACAACCCTATTTTCTGCAGTATTGTGCTGGGGACTTTTTTAATGCAG TTTGTGATTGTGCAGTTTGGGGGGAAACCTTTCAGCTGCACACCACTCAATGTGGAGCAGTGGCTGTGGTGTCTGCTCGTGGGAGTAGGAGAGCTGCTGTGGGGACAG CTCATCACCACGGTGCCTACCAGCCGCCTGCCCTGTCTGAAGGAAGCGGGTCATGCGCTGGGTAAGGAAGAGATGATTGATGATGACATGGCAGATGATGAGCAAGAGATTGACCATGCTGAGAGGGAGCTACGTCGAGGGCAGATTCTCTGGTTCCGGGGCCTCAATCGTATTCAGACTCAG ATGGAGGTAGTGAGTACCTTCAAGAGAAGTGGTTCCTTTCAGGGTGCTGCGCGACGTCGCTCCTCAGTTCTCAGCCAACTCCATGACGTAACCAATATTTCTACTCCCACTCACGTAGTTCTCTCCACTGCCAATGCAACTGGTGCGCCTGGGA
- the LOC135504350 gene encoding plasma membrane calcium-transporting ATPase 3-like isoform X9 — MGDLANSSVEFKPKKRGSGGGMEINHAGDFGATLEDLRDLMELRGAEAIQKIQENYTDTEGLCQRLKTSPADGLSDNPSDLEKRGQVFGQNFIPPKKAKSFLELVWEALQDVTLIILEIAAIISLALSFYQPPGEESEACGNLASGAEDEGEAEAGWIEGAAILLSVVCVVLVTAFNDWSKEKQFRGLQSRIEQEQRFAVVRNGTVIQIPVAEMVVGDVAQIKYGDLLPADGILIQGNDLKIDESSLTGESDHVKKSVDKDPMLLSGTHVMEGSGKMLVTAVGINSQTGIIFTLLGAGEGDQEEEKKDKKGKQDGTLENNQNKAKKQDEAVAMEMQPLKSAEGGEVEAEKKKGNVPKKEKSVLQGKLTKLAVQIGKAGLVMSAITVIILVMYFVIETFVVQGREWLTECTPVYVQYFVKFFIIGVTVLVVAVPEGLPLAVTISLAYSVKKMMKDNNLVRHLDACETMGNATAICSDKTGTLTTNRMTVVQAYAGDQHFHMVPHPDQMNPMVLDTLVNAIAVNSAYTSKIMPPDKEGGLPKQVGNKTECALLGFVLDLKRDYAPVREQIPEEKLYKVYTFNSVRKSMSTVVQLPDGSFRLYSKGASEILLKKCSSIMAGGGDPRGFRPRDRDEMVKKVIEPMACDGLRTICVAYKDLPASPEPDWEDEAGIVSDLICITVVGIEDPVRPEVPDAIKKCQRAGITVRMVTGDNINTARAIAAKCGIIQPGDDFLCIDGKEFNRRIRNEKGEVEQERIDKVWPKLRVLARSSPTDKHTLVKGIIDSTVLEQRQVVAVTGDGTNDGPALKKADVGFAMGIAGTDVAKEASDIILTDDNFSSIVKAVMWGRNVYDSISKFLQFQLTVNVVAVIVAFTGACITQDSPLKAVQMLWVNLIMDTFASLALATEPPTESLLLRKPYGRNNPLISRTMMKNILGHAIYQLTIIFTLLFAGEKIFNIDSGRHAPLHSPPSEHYTIIFNTFVLMQLFNEINARKIHGERNVFDGIFHNPIFCSIVLGTFLMQFVIVQFGGKPFSCTPLNVEQWLWCLLVGVGELLWGQLITTVPTSRLPCLKEAGHALGKEEMIDDDMADDEQEIDHAERELRRGQILWFRGLNRIQTQMEVVSTFKRSGSFQGAARRRSSVLSQLHDVTNISTPTHVVLSTANATGAPGNPSGESIP, encoded by the exons ATGGGGGACTTAGCCAATAGCTCGGTGGAGTTCAAACCCAAGAAGCGAGGTAGTGGAGGGGGAATGGAGATCAACCATGCAGGGGACTTCGGGGCTACCCTGGAGGACCTGCGGGACCTTATGGAGCTGAGGGGTGCAGAAGCCATTCAGAAGATCCAGGAGAACTACACGGACACAGAGGGCCTCTGTCAGAGACTGAAGACCTCCCCAGCCGATG GCCTATCGGACAATCCGTCAGACCTGGAGAAGCGTGGCCAGGTGTTTGGCCAGAACTTTATCCCTCCTAAGAAAGCCAAGTCGTTCCTGGAGTTGGTCTGGGAGGCTCTACAGGATGTCACTCTCATCATCCTGGAGATAGCTGCCATCATCTCCCTCGCACTGTCCTTCTACCAACCACCCGGAGAGGAGAGCGAAG cgtGTGGGAACTTGGCGTCTGGTGCAGAGGATGAGGGCGAAGCGGAGGCTGGCTGGATCGAGGGCGCAGCCATCTTGTTGTCCGTAGTCTGTGTGGTGCTGGTGACGGCCTTCAATGACTGGAGCAAGGAGAAACAGTTCCGGGGACTGCAGAGCCGCATCGAGCAGGAGCAGCGATTCGCCGTGGTGCGGAACGGCACCGTCATCCAGATCCCCGTGGCCGAAATGGTGGTCGGGGATGTGGCCCAAATCAAATACG GCGATCTCCTTCCTGCTGATGGGATACTGATACAGGGAAATGACCTGAAGATCGATGAGAGCTCGCTGACAGGAGAGTCTGACCATGTAAAAAAGTCTGTTGACAAGGACCCCATGTTGCTGTCTG GAACTCATGTGATGGAAGGCTCTGGAAAGATGCTGGTTACTGCTGTGGGGATCAACTCTCAAACTGGAATCATCTTCACTCTACTCGGGGCTGGAGAGGGTGAtcaagaggaggagaagaaagacaaGAAAG GTAAGCAAGATGGGACATTGGAAAACAATCAGAACAAAG CCAAGAAACAGGATGAGGCCGTTGCCATGGAGATGCAGCCCCTGAAGAGCGCTGAAGGAGGGGAGGTGGAAGCAGAGAAGAAAAAGGGCAACGTGCCTAAAAAAGAGAAGTCTGTGCTCCAGGGCAAACTCACTAAACTGGCCGTGCAGATCGGGAAGGCAG GTCTGGTCATGTCAGCCATCACAGTGATCATCCTGGTGATGTACTTTGTGATCGAGACCTTTGTGGTTCAGGGCCGGGAGTGGCTCACTGAGTGTACACCTGTCTATGTGCAGTACTTTGTCAAGTTCTTCATAATCGGCGTCACAGTGCTGGTGGTGGCTGTGCCTGAAGGGCTGCCACTGGCTGTCACTATATCACTTGCCTACTCTGTCAAG AAAATGATGAAGGACAATAACTTGGTGCGCCACCTAGATGCCTGTGAGACCATGGGCAATGCCACGGCCATCTGCTCTGATAAGACGGGCACCCTTACTACCAACCGCATGACTGTGGTGCAGGCCTACGCGGGCGACCAGCACTTCCACATGGTCCCACACCCTGACCAGATGAATCCTATGGTGCTGGACACACTTGTAAACGCCATAGCTGTCAACAGCGCCTACACCTCCAAGATTATG CCCCCAGATAAGGAGGGAGGCTTACCCAAGCAGGTGGGCAACAAGACAGAGTGTGCCCTACTTGGCTTCGTCCTGGACCTGAAGAGGGACTATGCCCCCGTGAGGGAACAGATCCCCGAGGAGAAGCTCTACAAGGTCTACACCTTCAACTCGGTGCGCAAGTCCATGAGCACAGTGGTGCAGTTGCCCGATGGatccttccgcctctacagcaaGGGGGCCTCTGAGATCCTGCTCAAGAA gtgcTCCTCTATCATGGCTGGCGGTGGAGATCCGCGGGGTTTCCGCCCACGGGACAGGGATGAGATGGTGAAGAAGGTGATCGAGCCCATGGCCTGTGACGGCCTGCGCACCATCTGCGTGGCCTACAAGGACCTGCCGGCCAGCCCTGAGCCCGACTGGGAGGACGAGGCGGGCATCGTCAGCGACCTCATCTGTATCACCGTGGTGGGCATCGAGGACCCTGTCCGCCCAGAG GTCCCAGATGCTATCAAGAAATGCCAGCGAGCAGGTATCACGGTGCGCATGGTGACAGGTGACAACATCAACACAGCACGAGCCATCGCTGCCAAGTGTGGCATCATCCAGCCAGGGGATGACTTCCTGTGTATAGACGGGAAGGAATTCAACCGACGAATCAGAAATGAGAAAGGAGAG GTTGAGCAGGAGCGCATTGATAAGGTTTGGCCCAAACTGAGAGTTCTGGCTCGGTCCTCACCTACAGACAAACATACACTGGTTAAAG GCATCATAGACAGCACCGTACTGGAACAGCGGCAGGTAGTAGCTGTGACAGGGGACGGGACAAACGACGGACCCGCCCTGAAGAAGGCCGATGTTGGCTTTGCCATG GGCATCGCTGGTACTGACGTAGCCAAGGAAGCCTCTGACATCATCCTGACTGATGACAACTTCTCTAGCATTGTGAAGGCGGTCATGTGGGGACGTAACGTCTATGACAGCATCTCCAAGTTCCTCCAATTCCAGCTCACTGTCAACGTGGTGGCTGTCATTGTGGCCTTCACCGGCGCCTGTATCACACAG gaCTCTCCTCTGAAGGCTGTCCAGATGTTGTGGGTGAACCTTATCATGGACACCTTTGCCTCCCTGGCCTTAGCCACCGAGCCGCCCACTGAGTCCCTGCTCCTGAGGAAGCCTTACGGCCGCAACAACCCCCTCATCTCCCGCACCATGATGAAGAACATCCTGGGCCATGCCATCTACCAGCTCACTATCATCTTCACCCTGCTGTTTGCGG GAGAAAAGATCTTCAACATTGATAGCGGACGCCACGCCCCTCTGCACTCTCCCCCTTCCGAGCACTACACGATCATCTTCAACACCTTTGTGCTCATGCAACTGTTCAACGAGATCAATGCCCGCAAGATCCACGGTGAAAGGAACGTTTTCGACGGCATATTCCACAACCCTATTTTCTGCAGTATTGTGCTGGGGACTTTTTTAATGCAG TTTGTGATTGTGCAGTTTGGGGGGAAACCTTTCAGCTGCACACCACTCAATGTGGAGCAGTGGCTGTGGTGTCTGCTCGTGGGAGTAGGAGAGCTGCTGTGGGGACAG CTCATCACCACGGTGCCTACCAGCCGCCTGCCCTGTCTGAAGGAAGCGGGTCATGCGCTGGGTAAGGAAGAGATGATTGATGATGACATGGCAGATGATGAGCAAGAGATTGACCATGCTGAGAGGGAGCTACGTCGAGGGCAGATTCTCTGGTTCCGGGGCCTCAATCGTATTCAGACTCAG ATGGAGGTAGTGAGTACCTTCAAGAGAAGTGGTTCCTTTCAGGGTGCTGCGCGACGTCGCTCCTCAGTTCTCAGCCAACTCCATGACGTAACCAATATTTCTACTCCCACTCACGTAGTTCTCTCCACTGCCAATGCAACTGGTGCGCCTGGGA
- the LOC135504350 gene encoding plasma membrane calcium-transporting ATPase 3-like isoform X10, translating into MGDLANSSVEFKPKKRGSGGGMEINHAGDFGATLEDLRDLMELRGAEAIQKIQENYTDTEGLCQRLKTSPADGLSDNPSDLEKRGQVFGQNFIPPKKAKSFLELVWEALQDVTLIILEIAAIISLALSFYQPPGEESEACGNLASGAEDEGEAEAGWIEGAAILLSVVCVVLVTAFNDWSKEKQFRGLQSRIEQEQRFAVVRNGTVIQIPVAEMVVGDVAQIKYGDLLPADGILIQGNDLKIDESSLTGESDHVKKSVDKDPMLLSGTHVMEGSGKMLVTAVGINSQTGIIFTLLGAGEGDQEEEKKDKKAKKQDEAVAMEMQPLKSAEGGEVEAEKKKGNVPKKEKSVLQGKLTKLAVQIGKAGLVMSAITVIILVMYFVIETFVVQGREWLTECTPVYVQYFVKFFIIGVTVLVVAVPEGLPLAVTISLAYSVKKMMKDNNLVRHLDACETMGNATAICSDKTGTLTTNRMTVVQAYAGDQHFHMVPHPDQMNPMVLDTLVNAIAVNSAYTSKIMPPDKEGGLPKQVGNKTECALLGFVLDLKRDYAPVREQIPEEKLYKVYTFNSVRKSMSTVVQLPDGSFRLYSKGASEILLKKCSSIMAGGGDPRGFRPRDRDEMVKKVIEPMACDGLRTICVAYKDLPASPEPDWEDEAGIVSDLICITVVGIEDPVRPEVPDAIKKCQRAGITVRMVTGDNINTARAIAAKCGIIQPGDDFLCIDGKEFNRRIRNEKGEVEQERIDKVWPKLRVLARSSPTDKHTLVKGIIDSTVLEQRQVVAVTGDGTNDGPALKKADVGFAMGIAGTDVAKEASDIILTDDNFSSIVKAVMWGRNVYDSISKFLQFQLTVNVVAVIVAFTGACITQDSPLKAVQMLWVNLIMDTFASLALATEPPTESLLLRKPYGRNNPLISRTMMKNILGHAIYQLTIIFTLLFAGEKIFNIDSGRHAPLHSPPSEHYTIIFNTFVLMQLFNEINARKIHGERNVFDGIFHNPIFCSIVLGTFLMQFVIVQFGGKPFSCTPLNVEQWLWCLLVGVGELLWGQLITTVPTSRLPCLKEAGHALGKEEMIDDDMADDEQEIDHAERELRRGQILWFRGLNRIQTQMEVVSTFKRSGSFQGAARRRSSVLSQLHDVTNISTPTHVVLSTANATGAPGNPSGESIP; encoded by the exons ATGGGGGACTTAGCCAATAGCTCGGTGGAGTTCAAACCCAAGAAGCGAGGTAGTGGAGGGGGAATGGAGATCAACCATGCAGGGGACTTCGGGGCTACCCTGGAGGACCTGCGGGACCTTATGGAGCTGAGGGGTGCAGAAGCCATTCAGAAGATCCAGGAGAACTACACGGACACAGAGGGCCTCTGTCAGAGACTGAAGACCTCCCCAGCCGATG GCCTATCGGACAATCCGTCAGACCTGGAGAAGCGTGGCCAGGTGTTTGGCCAGAACTTTATCCCTCCTAAGAAAGCCAAGTCGTTCCTGGAGTTGGTCTGGGAGGCTCTACAGGATGTCACTCTCATCATCCTGGAGATAGCTGCCATCATCTCCCTCGCACTGTCCTTCTACCAACCACCCGGAGAGGAGAGCGAAG cgtGTGGGAACTTGGCGTCTGGTGCAGAGGATGAGGGCGAAGCGGAGGCTGGCTGGATCGAGGGCGCAGCCATCTTGTTGTCCGTAGTCTGTGTGGTGCTGGTGACGGCCTTCAATGACTGGAGCAAGGAGAAACAGTTCCGGGGACTGCAGAGCCGCATCGAGCAGGAGCAGCGATTCGCCGTGGTGCGGAACGGCACCGTCATCCAGATCCCCGTGGCCGAAATGGTGGTCGGGGATGTGGCCCAAATCAAATACG GCGATCTCCTTCCTGCTGATGGGATACTGATACAGGGAAATGACCTGAAGATCGATGAGAGCTCGCTGACAGGAGAGTCTGACCATGTAAAAAAGTCTGTTGACAAGGACCCCATGTTGCTGTCTG GAACTCATGTGATGGAAGGCTCTGGAAAGATGCTGGTTACTGCTGTGGGGATCAACTCTCAAACTGGAATCATCTTCACTCTACTCGGGGCTGGAGAGGGTGAtcaagaggaggagaagaaagacaaGAAAG CCAAGAAACAGGATGAGGCCGTTGCCATGGAGATGCAGCCCCTGAAGAGCGCTGAAGGAGGGGAGGTGGAAGCAGAGAAGAAAAAGGGCAACGTGCCTAAAAAAGAGAAGTCTGTGCTCCAGGGCAAACTCACTAAACTGGCCGTGCAGATCGGGAAGGCAG GTCTGGTCATGTCAGCCATCACAGTGATCATCCTGGTGATGTACTTTGTGATCGAGACCTTTGTGGTTCAGGGCCGGGAGTGGCTCACTGAGTGTACACCTGTCTATGTGCAGTACTTTGTCAAGTTCTTCATAATCGGCGTCACAGTGCTGGTGGTGGCTGTGCCTGAAGGGCTGCCACTGGCTGTCACTATATCACTTGCCTACTCTGTCAAG AAAATGATGAAGGACAATAACTTGGTGCGCCACCTAGATGCCTGTGAGACCATGGGCAATGCCACGGCCATCTGCTCTGATAAGACGGGCACCCTTACTACCAACCGCATGACTGTGGTGCAGGCCTACGCGGGCGACCAGCACTTCCACATGGTCCCACACCCTGACCAGATGAATCCTATGGTGCTGGACACACTTGTAAACGCCATAGCTGTCAACAGCGCCTACACCTCCAAGATTATG CCCCCAGATAAGGAGGGAGGCTTACCCAAGCAGGTGGGCAACAAGACAGAGTGTGCCCTACTTGGCTTCGTCCTGGACCTGAAGAGGGACTATGCCCCCGTGAGGGAACAGATCCCCGAGGAGAAGCTCTACAAGGTCTACACCTTCAACTCGGTGCGCAAGTCCATGAGCACAGTGGTGCAGTTGCCCGATGGatccttccgcctctacagcaaGGGGGCCTCTGAGATCCTGCTCAAGAA gtgcTCCTCTATCATGGCTGGCGGTGGAGATCCGCGGGGTTTCCGCCCACGGGACAGGGATGAGATGGTGAAGAAGGTGATCGAGCCCATGGCCTGTGACGGCCTGCGCACCATCTGCGTGGCCTACAAGGACCTGCCGGCCAGCCCTGAGCCCGACTGGGAGGACGAGGCGGGCATCGTCAGCGACCTCATCTGTATCACCGTGGTGGGCATCGAGGACCCTGTCCGCCCAGAG GTCCCAGATGCTATCAAGAAATGCCAGCGAGCAGGTATCACGGTGCGCATGGTGACAGGTGACAACATCAACACAGCACGAGCCATCGCTGCCAAGTGTGGCATCATCCAGCCAGGGGATGACTTCCTGTGTATAGACGGGAAGGAATTCAACCGACGAATCAGAAATGAGAAAGGAGAG GTTGAGCAGGAGCGCATTGATAAGGTTTGGCCCAAACTGAGAGTTCTGGCTCGGTCCTCACCTACAGACAAACATACACTGGTTAAAG GCATCATAGACAGCACCGTACTGGAACAGCGGCAGGTAGTAGCTGTGACAGGGGACGGGACAAACGACGGACCCGCCCTGAAGAAGGCCGATGTTGGCTTTGCCATG GGCATCGCTGGTACTGACGTAGCCAAGGAAGCCTCTGACATCATCCTGACTGATGACAACTTCTCTAGCATTGTGAAGGCGGTCATGTGGGGACGTAACGTCTATGACAGCATCTCCAAGTTCCTCCAATTCCAGCTCACTGTCAACGTGGTGGCTGTCATTGTGGCCTTCACCGGCGCCTGTATCACACAG gaCTCTCCTCTGAAGGCTGTCCAGATGTTGTGGGTGAACCTTATCATGGACACCTTTGCCTCCCTGGCCTTAGCCACCGAGCCGCCCACTGAGTCCCTGCTCCTGAGGAAGCCTTACGGCCGCAACAACCCCCTCATCTCCCGCACCATGATGAAGAACATCCTGGGCCATGCCATCTACCAGCTCACTATCATCTTCACCCTGCTGTTTGCGG GAGAAAAGATCTTCAACATTGATAGCGGACGCCACGCCCCTCTGCACTCTCCCCCTTCCGAGCACTACACGATCATCTTCAACACCTTTGTGCTCATGCAACTGTTCAACGAGATCAATGCCCGCAAGATCCACGGTGAAAGGAACGTTTTCGACGGCATATTCCACAACCCTATTTTCTGCAGTATTGTGCTGGGGACTTTTTTAATGCAG TTTGTGATTGTGCAGTTTGGGGGGAAACCTTTCAGCTGCACACCACTCAATGTGGAGCAGTGGCTGTGGTGTCTGCTCGTGGGAGTAGGAGAGCTGCTGTGGGGACAG CTCATCACCACGGTGCCTACCAGCCGCCTGCCCTGTCTGAAGGAAGCGGGTCATGCGCTGGGTAAGGAAGAGATGATTGATGATGACATGGCAGATGATGAGCAAGAGATTGACCATGCTGAGAGGGAGCTACGTCGAGGGCAGATTCTCTGGTTCCGGGGCCTCAATCGTATTCAGACTCAG ATGGAGGTAGTGAGTACCTTCAAGAGAAGTGGTTCCTTTCAGGGTGCTGCGCGACGTCGCTCCTCAGTTCTCAGCCAACTCCATGACGTAACCAATATTTCTACTCCCACTCACGTAGTTCTCTCCACTGCCAATGCAACTGGTGCGCCTGGGA